Proteins encoded in a region of the Devosia sp. RR2S18 genome:
- a CDS encoding PPC domain-containing DNA-binding protein, translating to MQVKQLSNTDGRSFAIVLSEGEEAVSCLTDFAREHHVDAGRFNALGAFSSVTLGFFDFDKRDYERIVLDEQVEVLTLVGNFSTFENETKLHPHVVIGKRNGQAFGGHLLEGFVKPTLEIVVVDEPTHLRRQTDPKTGLPLLVL from the coding sequence ATGCAGGTCAAGCAATTGTCCAATACCGATGGCCGCAGCTTTGCCATCGTTCTCTCGGAAGGCGAGGAGGCGGTAAGCTGTCTCACGGACTTCGCCCGGGAGCATCATGTGGATGCCGGGCGGTTCAACGCTCTAGGAGCCTTCAGCAGCGTTACTCTGGGGTTCTTCGATTTTGACAAGCGCGACTACGAGCGCATCGTCCTTGATGAGCAGGTCGAGGTACTGACTCTGGTCGGGAATTTCTCCACTTTCGAGAACGAGACCAAGCTCCACCCTCATGTGGTGATTGGCAAGCGCAACGGGCAGGCATTCGGTGGCCATTTGCTGGAGGGCTTTGTAAAGCCGACGCTCGAGATTGTCGTGGTGGATGAGCCGACCCATCTGCGGCGGCAGACCGATCCCAAGACGGGTCTGCCCCTGCTGGTGCTCTGA
- the coxB gene encoding cytochrome c oxidase subunit II, whose protein sequence is MWDWPNLTEGIQSALAPAGPHAGWVAHLSWLIFIGGGLILLVVVVMAALAMFAPERFRRAIGQRRTVIIGGVAFPFFTLTALLIYGLSGSSGLVTFGPPALRVEVVGEQWWWRVHYLDAEGETRLTTANEIRIPTGMPIEFVLKSADVIHSFWVPSLAGKLDMIPGRINSYRFAADKPGVYRGQCAEFCGEQHALMAFYVVAMEQDEFELWYADQVQPAPEPTLAQLEQGRELFLANGCGACHTIRGTPADGLIGPDLTHVGGRLSLAAGVLPNNVGTLAGWISSAQHLKPENKMPSFGNLRGTELRAIAAYLENLK, encoded by the coding sequence ATGTGGGACTGGCCCAACCTGACAGAAGGCATCCAATCAGCGCTTGCTCCGGCGGGCCCTCATGCTGGCTGGGTTGCGCATCTGAGCTGGCTAATTTTTATCGGCGGCGGTCTCATCTTGCTCGTCGTCGTCGTGATGGCAGCTCTGGCCATGTTCGCCCCGGAGCGATTCCGTAGGGCCATCGGGCAACGCCGCACTGTGATTATCGGCGGTGTTGCTTTCCCCTTTTTCACGCTTACGGCCCTGCTGATCTATGGCTTGAGCGGATCGAGCGGGCTGGTCACATTCGGTCCGCCGGCCTTGCGGGTGGAGGTCGTGGGCGAGCAGTGGTGGTGGCGCGTCCACTACCTGGATGCGGAAGGTGAGACGCGACTAACTACGGCCAACGAAATCCGCATTCCCACCGGAATGCCGATCGAATTCGTGCTCAAGTCCGCTGATGTGATCCATAGTTTCTGGGTGCCGAGCTTAGCGGGCAAGCTCGACATGATCCCAGGTCGCATCAACTCCTATCGCTTTGCCGCCGACAAGCCAGGTGTTTACCGGGGACAGTGCGCCGAGTTTTGCGGTGAACAGCACGCTCTTATGGCCTTCTACGTGGTGGCGATGGAGCAGGACGAATTCGAGCTCTGGTATGCCGACCAAGTCCAGCCCGCTCCCGAGCCCACACTGGCCCAACTGGAACAAGGCCGCGAACTCTTTCTGGCCAATGGCTGTGGGGCCTGTCACACCATTCGGGGAACCCCGGCTGATGGCTTAATTGGGCCGGACCTCACCCATGTGGGCGGTCGGCTGTCGCTCGCGGCGGGCGTGTTGCCGAACAATGTGGGCACTCTGGCAGGCTGGATATCCTCAGCTCAGCACCTGAAGCCTGAGAACAAGATGCCTTCCTTCGGCAATCTCAGGGGCACCGAACTGCGCGCCATAGCCGCCTATCTGGAGAACCTTAAGTGA
- a CDS encoding c-type cytochrome produces the protein MLLLAAGFGLAACQSAVPVQQQIVDANPERGRQAITAIGCGACHEIPGVQGAHGIVGPSLEDFGQRQLIGGVLPNEPTVLIRWVENAPSLIPETGMPDLPLSQDQARDIAAYLYTLR, from the coding sequence ATGCTGCTGCTCGCCGCAGGGTTTGGTCTGGCCGCCTGCCAATCAGCAGTGCCGGTGCAGCAGCAGATTGTCGACGCGAACCCGGAGCGCGGCCGCCAGGCCATTACTGCCATCGGCTGTGGAGCTTGCCACGAAATTCCAGGCGTGCAGGGCGCCCACGGCATCGTCGGTCCCTCTCTCGAGGACTTCGGCCAACGTCAGCTCATCGGCGGTGTGCTGCCCAACGAGCCCACGGTGCTGATCCGCTGGGTCGAGAACGCCCCTTCGCTTATCCCCGAGACCGGCATGCCGGATCTCCCGCTTTCCCAAGATCAGGCCCGCGATATAGCGGCCTATCTTTATACGCTGCGATAG
- a CDS encoding c-type cytochrome, which produces MTVRLTHIGVGAALLALVSLPLPVASQGPLGDLGTDSPDAVSIDDVNHGRFTAMGGIFGDQRIDCIRCHGLDGMGNSSGAFPRLAGQNAWYLYKTLTDYAAGRRPSEVMVPIARSMTDQEMREVAAYYASIVEERPYEPPEADMQVLQIGGAIAAVGLPRQGVPACSSCHGANGEGLPPVNPALAGQFAPYLEHQLLLWKQGLRGGDPMDVMARIASSMTEEQIRAVSLYYGSVVTADWLTDAEAEALAPVVAEEITPVIPVVPLVPETAAPGAGFAPNVLPPYLPVFEDEVPSAPAEMPEPLAGQ; this is translated from the coding sequence ATGACAGTTCGGCTGACACACATCGGAGTTGGCGCGGCGCTGCTGGCCTTGGTTAGTCTGCCATTGCCGGTCGCCTCGCAGGGGCCTTTGGGGGATCTGGGCACAGACTCGCCTGATGCCGTCTCGATTGACGATGTCAATCATGGGCGGTTTACCGCCATGGGCGGCATCTTTGGAGACCAGCGCATCGACTGCATCCGCTGCCATGGACTGGATGGCATGGGCAACAGCAGTGGCGCGTTCCCGCGCTTGGCAGGTCAGAATGCCTGGTATCTCTACAAGACCCTGACGGACTACGCGGCGGGACGTCGGCCAAGCGAAGTGATGGTGCCAATTGCACGCAGCATGACCGATCAAGAAATGCGCGAGGTCGCGGCCTATTATGCCTCGATTGTCGAGGAAAGACCGTATGAACCGCCTGAGGCAGATATGCAGGTGCTGCAAATTGGCGGGGCCATCGCGGCGGTCGGGCTGCCGCGCCAGGGCGTACCGGCCTGCTCCAGTTGCCACGGCGCCAATGGCGAAGGACTGCCGCCGGTAAACCCAGCCCTCGCCGGTCAGTTCGCCCCCTATCTTGAACATCAATTGCTGCTCTGGAAACAGGGACTCAGGGGCGGCGACCCGATGGACGTAATGGCCCGCATCGCTTCGTCCATGACTGAAGAGCAGATCCGGGCCGTGTCGCTCTATTACGGATCGGTCGTTACAGCCGACTGGTTGACCGACGCCGAGGCAGAAGCACTGGCGCCGGTGGTGGCTGAGGAGATCACGCCCGTTATTCCGGTGGTTCCCCTGGTTCCGGAGACTGCCGCACCAGGCGCTGGCTTCGCCCCGAACGTGCTGCCGCCTTATCTACCGGTATTCGAAGATGAGGTCCCTTCAGCGCCCGCTGAGATGCCCGAACCCTTGGCTGGCCAATGA
- a CDS encoding DUF3309 family protein, with protein sequence MGFWLLLLLIVLLIATLPTYPHSRGWGYGPAAVVAFLFLIWLVAVWIGWLAFAWPWTAAPAVTTPVT encoded by the coding sequence ATGGGCTTCTGGCTCCTACTGCTGCTGATCGTGCTGTTGATCGCCACACTCCCGACATATCCACACAGCCGGGGTTGGGGATACGGTCCTGCCGCTGTCGTCGCTTTTCTATTCCTGATCTGGCTTGTTGCCGTTTGGATCGGCTGGCTTGCTTTTGCTTGGCCGTGGACTGCCGCACCTGCCGTTACAACACCGGTCACTTAG
- a CDS encoding enolase C-terminal domain-like protein, giving the protein MNSVAVSAYRIPTATAESDGTLEWDATTLVLVTLEAGGKTGTGYTYADRGTAALIHDLLGDVLRGRDAFDIPGCWAAMVQRTRNLGRPGAASMAIAACDVALHDLKARLLDVPLASLLGQSRDSVPLYGSGGFTSMSDAELVEQLEGWAEEGLKAVKMKVGRQPEQDIGRARIARSAAGDGVELFVDANGAYSRKQALAMAEGFAELGVTWFEEPVSSNDLDGLRLLRDRGPAGMAISAGEYGYDSPYFRRMLAAGAVDVLQADATRCAGITGFLQADALAAAFEVPLSSHTAPNLHLACCCAAHRIENMEWFFDHVRIENMLFEGAVQPRAGKLAPDLDRAGLGLEFRHADAEQYLVS; this is encoded by the coding sequence GTGAACAGTGTCGCCGTCTCGGCCTACAGGATCCCTACGGCAACGGCTGAGTCCGATGGTACACTGGAGTGGGATGCTACCACTCTGGTGTTGGTCACGCTGGAGGCGGGCGGCAAGACAGGCACTGGGTATACCTATGCCGATCGAGGCACGGCTGCGCTTATCCATGATCTTCTCGGTGATGTGCTTCGGGGGCGGGACGCGTTCGACATCCCGGGGTGCTGGGCCGCGATGGTACAGCGCACGCGAAACCTCGGTCGACCAGGCGCCGCCTCCATGGCGATAGCGGCCTGTGACGTCGCCTTGCACGACCTTAAGGCCAGGCTGCTCGACGTGCCGCTCGCATCTCTTCTGGGTCAGAGCCGCGACAGCGTCCCCCTTTATGGCAGCGGCGGTTTCACCTCCATGTCGGACGCCGAACTGGTTGAGCAACTAGAGGGGTGGGCCGAAGAGGGCCTCAAGGCGGTGAAGATGAAAGTCGGCCGGCAGCCGGAGCAGGATATTGGCCGAGCCCGGATCGCCCGCAGCGCCGCCGGCGACGGCGTGGAATTGTTCGTCGATGCCAATGGCGCCTATTCCAGGAAGCAGGCGCTTGCCATGGCTGAGGGTTTCGCCGAGTTGGGGGTGACCTGGTTCGAGGAGCCGGTTTCGTCAAACGACCTCGATGGCTTGCGCCTACTGCGCGACCGAGGTCCCGCGGGCATGGCCATTTCGGCGGGAGAGTATGGCTACGACAGTCCTTATTTCCGGCGCATGCTCGCGGCCGGCGCCGTTGATGTGCTGCAGGCCGATGCCACACGATGCGCTGGTATAACCGGCTTCTTGCAAGCGGATGCGCTGGCCGCCGCCTTTGAGGTGCCGTTGTCCAGCCACACGGCGCCGAACCTGCATCTTGCCTGTTGTTGTGCGGCTCACCGCATCGAGAACATGGAGTGGTTTTTCGACCACGTGCGGATCGAGAACATGCTCTTCGAGGGCGCCGTGCAGCCTCGAGCCGGCAAACTTGCACCTGATCTCGACAGGGCCGGGCTGGGTTTGGAGTTCAGGCACGCGGATGCAGAGCAATATTTGGTTTCGTAG
- the ctaD gene encoding cytochrome c oxidase subunit I produces the protein MEYPNSLPRPAEELEKLEKVWEPPRGFRMFSAVNNNYVGVYYVGASFLFFILAGVLALIVRTQLAVPENELVGHELYNQLFTMHGTVMMFLFAVPAVEAMGVLLLPNMLGARDLPFPRLSAYAFWAYFAGGLAFFCSIFFGLAPNGGWFMYPPLTSMEFSPGLNADFWLLGIGFIEISAIAGAIEIIVGIMKTRAPGMSLDKLPVYAWAMLVFAGMIVFGFPAVILATALLELERAFDWPFFLADRGGDPVLWQHLFWFFGHPEVYIIFLPAAGMVSMIVPAMARTPLVAYRLVVLALLATGFLSFGLWVHHMYTTGIPPLSLSFFSAASMAVAIPSGIQVFAWIATFAAGRIQFKVPTLFVLGFLFIFTLGGLTGVMVALVPFDWQAHDTYFVVAHLHYVLIGGMVFPLFAAFYYWIPIVSERPLSERLGKWVFWLLFIGVNVTFFTMHITGLAGMPRRVYTYPENVSWGALNMVSTLGSYMIAAGVLVFVIDMFRNFRPFTGKNAGNVWNAGTLEWLPSGNYQTRSIPHVTSREPLWDQPKLAHDVVAGRYYLPGAPTGGRETIITSPIDARPQYLLKLPGSSWGPFLGALFTAAFFMSLVVKLYMVGLALGALAIAMIIWWMWDTDPETRDHPIKVGDEVELPINVVGPASHSWWGTVVLILVGATLFTCLVFSYLYLWLVNGEIWLPETHQLPELVWFVVPTALFLASSAAVVFAGRQASQLPRVNPWFLRAAVFLAIPLMMAGLATAIYADWHVGLRPSESSYGAVVYMFSVVQGVYVAALTLMGLFVLARSLTGRLSASRRASLDNTALLWHYMTAQGVIGLTLTHFFPRLMGLS, from the coding sequence ATTGAATACCCCAACAGCCTGCCGCGTCCGGCGGAAGAGTTGGAGAAGCTCGAAAAAGTCTGGGAGCCCCCGCGCGGCTTCCGCATGTTCTCGGCCGTGAACAACAACTATGTCGGCGTCTACTATGTTGGCGCCTCGTTCCTGTTCTTCATTCTGGCCGGCGTCCTGGCGTTGATTGTACGCACCCAGCTGGCAGTGCCTGAAAACGAGCTTGTTGGACACGAACTCTACAACCAGCTCTTCACCATGCACGGCACGGTGATGATGTTCCTCTTCGCTGTGCCGGCTGTGGAGGCAATGGGTGTCCTGCTACTGCCCAACATGCTGGGCGCCCGGGATCTGCCGTTTCCGCGGCTGAGCGCCTATGCGTTCTGGGCCTATTTCGCCGGCGGGTTGGCATTCTTTTGCAGCATCTTCTTTGGGCTCGCCCCTAATGGCGGCTGGTTCATGTATCCGCCGCTGACCAGCATGGAGTTTTCGCCCGGCCTCAACGCCGACTTCTGGCTCCTGGGTATCGGCTTCATTGAAATTTCCGCGATCGCGGGCGCTATCGAGATCATCGTTGGGATTATGAAAACGCGTGCCCCGGGCATGTCGCTCGACAAGCTACCTGTTTATGCCTGGGCCATGTTGGTCTTCGCCGGTATGATCGTTTTTGGCTTTCCCGCGGTCATTTTGGCCACCGCACTGCTCGAGCTTGAACGGGCTTTCGACTGGCCGTTTTTTCTCGCCGACCGGGGAGGCGACCCAGTTCTTTGGCAGCACCTCTTCTGGTTCTTTGGCCATCCCGAGGTCTACATCATCTTTTTGCCCGCGGCGGGCATGGTGTCCATGATAGTTCCGGCAATGGCCCGCACGCCACTGGTGGCTTACCGGCTGGTTGTCCTGGCCTTGCTGGCGACTGGGTTTCTGAGTTTCGGGCTCTGGGTGCACCACATGTACACCACCGGTATCCCGCCACTCAGCTTAAGCTTCTTTTCAGCGGCAAGCATGGCTGTGGCAATCCCCAGTGGTATTCAGGTATTCGCCTGGATCGCTACATTTGCCGCAGGCAGGATCCAGTTCAAAGTGCCGACGCTCTTTGTTCTGGGGTTCCTCTTTATCTTCACGCTAGGCGGACTGACCGGCGTCATGGTGGCGCTCGTGCCGTTCGACTGGCAGGCGCACGACACCTACTTCGTCGTGGCGCACCTCCACTACGTCCTGATCGGCGGCATGGTATTTCCCCTTTTTGCCGCCTTCTACTACTGGATCCCAATTGTCAGCGAGCGGCCGCTCTCGGAGCGGCTCGGAAAATGGGTGTTCTGGCTGCTCTTTATCGGCGTCAACGTCACCTTCTTCACCATGCATATAACCGGTCTCGCCGGGATGCCGCGCCGGGTCTATACCTACCCGGAGAATGTCAGCTGGGGTGCCCTGAACATGGTCTCCACGCTGGGCAGCTACATGATCGCAGCTGGCGTGCTGGTGTTTGTCATCGACATGTTCAGAAATTTTCGCCCCTTCACCGGCAAGAACGCAGGAAATGTGTGGAATGCCGGCACGTTGGAATGGCTGCCGAGTGGCAATTACCAGACGCGCAGCATTCCCCATGTCACCAGTCGCGAGCCCCTCTGGGACCAGCCTAAGCTTGCACATGATGTGGTGGCCGGGCGGTATTATTTGCCGGGGGCGCCTACCGGCGGCCGTGAGACCATCATCACCAGCCCAATCGACGCGCGCCCGCAGTACCTGCTGAAACTGCCCGGCTCAAGCTGGGGACCGTTCCTGGGTGCCTTGTTCACGGCTGCCTTCTTCATGAGCTTGGTGGTTAAGCTCTATATGGTGGGGTTAGCGCTTGGGGCGCTGGCGATTGCGATGATCATCTGGTGGATGTGGGACACCGACCCTGAGACGCGAGACCACCCGATCAAAGTTGGCGACGAAGTCGAGTTGCCAATCAACGTCGTTGGTCCAGCCAGCCATTCCTGGTGGGGCACGGTGGTGCTGATCTTGGTGGGGGCGACGCTGTTCACCTGTCTGGTGTTCTCCTATCTCTATCTTTGGCTGGTCAATGGAGAGATATGGCTGCCGGAAACGCACCAGTTGCCAGAGTTAGTCTGGTTCGTCGTGCCGACAGCGCTTTTTTTGGCCAGCAGCGCTGCTGTGGTGTTTGCCGGTCGGCAGGCAAGTCAGCTTCCTCGGGTCAATCCGTGGTTCTTGCGCGCAGCCGTGTTCCTCGCCATCCCGCTGATGATGGCAGGTCTAGCTACAGCGATCTATGCTGACTGGCATGTTGGACTGCGGCCTAGCGAAAGCAGCTATGGAGCGGTCGTCTACATGTTCAGCGTCGTCCAGGGGGTGTATGTTGCGGCGCTGACGCTGATGGGGCTCTTTGTTCTCGCCCGCTCGCTAACCGGGCGGCTCTCGGCCAGCCGCAGGGCCAGTTTGGACAACACGGCGCTGCTCTGGCACTACATGACTGCCCAGGGTGTGATCGGGCTAACGCTGACCCATTTCTTTCCCCGATTGATGGGACTGAGCTGA